A single window of Thermovenabulum gondwanense DNA harbors:
- a CDS encoding MBL fold metallo-hydrolase, with product MFLETLQVGPLLANCYIIGCEKTNKAVCIDPGGNPEKILNVIFDKGLDLTHIILTHGHCDHIEGSDYLRERTNALLFIHEKDKDMITNPEKNLSIFLGRGFGLKEADNFLRDGDNILIGEMRLEILHTPGHTPGSISVKIEDLLFTGDTLFAGSIGRTDFPGGSYSMLKKSILEKILPLGDEIKIFPGHGISSTIGEEKMTNPFLR from the coding sequence ATGTTTCTGGAAACATTACAGGTAGGTCCTCTTTTAGCGAATTGCTACATTATTGGCTGTGAAAAAACAAATAAAGCGGTGTGCATCGACCCCGGAGGTAATCCCGAAAAAATTTTAAATGTGATATTTGATAAGGGGCTTGATTTGACCCATATTATATTAACTCACGGGCACTGTGACCACATTGAAGGATCTGATTATCTAAGAGAAAGGACAAATGCCCTGCTTTTCATTCATGAAAAGGATAAAGATATGATAACAAATCCTGAAAAAAATCTTTCTATATTTTTAGGCAGGGGCTTTGGCTTGAAAGAGGCGGATAATTTTCTAAGGGATGGGGATAATATTTTAATAGGAGAAATGAGATTGGAAATTTTGCATACTCCGGGACATACGCCGGGAAGTATTTCCGTCAAGATTGAAGATTTGCTTTTTACAGGGGATACATTGTTTGCCGGGTCTATTGGGAGAACGGATTTTCCGGGTGGTTCTTACAGCATGCTTAAAAAATCTATATTAGAAAAAATTCTTCCCTTAGGCGATGAAATAAAAATCTTTCCCGGACATGGTATATCATCCACTATTGGAGAGGAAAAAATGACCAACCCCTTTTTAAGGTAA
- the dtd gene encoding D-aminoacyl-tRNA deacylase has translation MRAVVQRVSRAMVEVEEKVVSSINRGILVFLGVGEEDTLEDAEYLAEKIINLRIFEDEKGKMNLSVLDVGGEVLVVSQFTLYGDVRKGKRPSFTMAAPQDKANNLYEEFVKFCREKTENVKTGQFQAHMIVKLENDGPVTILLDSKKTF, from the coding sequence ATGAGAGCAGTTGTTCAAAGGGTATCCAGAGCGATGGTAGAGGTAGAAGAAAAAGTTGTTTCTTCAATAAATAGGGGGATACTGGTTTTTTTAGGTGTGGGAGAGGAAGATACCTTGGAGGACGCAGAATATTTGGCGGAAAAAATAATTAACCTCAGAATTTTTGAAGATGAAAAGGGGAAAATGAACCTTTCCGTACTGGATGTGGGAGGAGAGGTTCTGGTGGTATCTCAATTTACCCTTTACGGTGATGTGCGAAAGGGTAAAAGGCCAAGCTTTACCATGGCTGCTCCTCAGGATAAAGCTAATAACTTATACGAAGAGTTTGTTAAATTCTGCAGGGAAAAAACAGAGAACGTAAAAACCGGGCAATTTCAGGCTCATATGATCGTGAAGCTGGAAAATGACGGACCCGTCACAATATTGCTGGATTCAAAAAAGACTTTTTAA
- a CDS encoding RelA/SpoT family protein, with protein sequence MTNIEKLESKIRSYNPQADLKLIRDAYDFAKNAHDGQHRASGELFIFHPLEVAMILADLELDTVTVAAGLLHDVVEDTQYTIEDIEKIFGPEIALLVDGVTKLGKLEFKSKEEQQAENLRKMLLAMAKDIRIILIKLADRLHNMRTLKSMPEEKQKEKAIETLEIFAPLAHRLGISKIKWELEDLAFRFLEPEHYYDLVDKVAKKRREREEHINEMINILKQKLESSGIKADIQGRPKHFYSIYKKMKEQNKTFDQIYDLTAVRVIVDNVRECYAALGVVHTLWKPIPGRFKDYIAMPKPNMYQSLHTTVIDSKGEPLEIQIRTYEMHKTAEYGIAAHWRYKEGSKIDEFDKKLSWLREILDWQRELKDAKEFMESLKLDLFTDEVYVFTPKGDVINLPAGSCPIDFAYRIHTDIGNRCIGAKVNGKMVPLDYRLANGDIVEILTSSHSSGPSRDWLKFVKSAQARSKIKQWFKKERREENITRGKELLEKEAKRQGYDLYQLIKHDFMEGLLKKLSMQNLEDLFAAIGLGGISPVQAFQRILDEYKKTVKAEKPGVEEKISPKSKKQVVSKEAVVVEGIDNILVKFSRCCNPVPGDKIVGYITRGRGVSIHRFDCPNVQNNQYKERLIEVKWDTFKENSYPVEIEASAYDRPGVLSDVINLIGDMKTTIDAVNARATKNGIAVIDLVLEIKDKQHLENVIQKLKKINGVFEVKRVMNQ encoded by the coding sequence GATTCTGGCGGATTTAGAATTAGATACTGTTACGGTAGCAGCCGGTTTGCTTCATGATGTGGTGGAAGACACACAATATACCATTGAAGATATAGAAAAGATTTTTGGACCAGAAATTGCACTGCTGGTGGATGGTGTAACAAAATTAGGTAAACTGGAATTCAAGTCGAAGGAAGAACAGCAGGCAGAGAATCTCAGAAAAATGTTGCTGGCAATGGCAAAGGATATAAGGATAATATTAATAAAATTGGCCGACAGGCTTCATAATATGCGCACTTTAAAATCCATGCCAGAGGAAAAACAGAAGGAAAAAGCCATAGAGACTTTAGAAATATTTGCACCGCTGGCACATCGGCTGGGTATATCGAAAATTAAATGGGAACTGGAGGACCTTGCTTTCAGATTTTTAGAGCCCGAGCATTATTACGATCTGGTCGATAAAGTCGCAAAAAAAAGAAGAGAAAGGGAAGAACATATAAATGAGATGATAAATATTCTCAAACAAAAATTGGAATCATCGGGCATCAAAGCTGATATTCAGGGAAGACCAAAGCATTTCTACAGCATATACAAAAAGATGAAAGAACAAAACAAAACCTTTGATCAGATTTATGACCTCACGGCGGTAAGGGTAATAGTGGATAATGTGAGGGAATGTTATGCAGCGCTGGGCGTAGTCCATACATTGTGGAAACCAATACCCGGCAGATTCAAGGATTATATTGCGATGCCCAAACCTAATATGTACCAATCCCTTCATACAACTGTAATTGATTCAAAAGGGGAACCCTTAGAAATTCAGATAAGAACTTATGAAATGCATAAAACAGCGGAATACGGAATTGCAGCCCACTGGCGTTATAAAGAGGGTTCTAAGATTGATGAGTTTGACAAAAAACTTTCCTGGCTAAGAGAAATTTTGGACTGGCAGCGGGAGTTAAAAGATGCTAAGGAATTTATGGAATCGCTAAAATTGGACCTTTTTACCGATGAGGTATATGTATTTACTCCCAAAGGAGATGTTATTAATCTTCCGGCGGGTTCATGCCCAATTGATTTTGCTTATAGAATACACACCGATATTGGCAATCGATGCATTGGCGCAAAGGTAAACGGTAAAATGGTCCCTTTAGATTATAGACTTGCAAACGGAGATATAGTTGAAATACTTACATCTTCCCACAGCAGCGGACCAAGCAGGGATTGGTTGAAATTTGTTAAATCAGCACAGGCAAGAAGCAAAATAAAACAGTGGTTCAAAAAAGAAAGAAGAGAGGAGAACATTACAAGAGGCAAGGAGCTTTTAGAAAAGGAAGCAAAAAGACAGGGGTATGATTTGTATCAACTCATAAAACATGACTTTATGGAAGGATTATTAAAAAAGCTGAGTATGCAGAATTTAGAAGACCTTTTTGCGGCCATAGGATTGGGTGGAATTTCACCCGTTCAGGCTTTTCAAAGGATATTAGATGAATACAAAAAGACTGTTAAAGCCGAAAAGCCCGGTGTTGAAGAAAAAATCAGTCCCAAATCCAAAAAACAGGTTGTCTCAAAAGAAGCCGTTGTAGTTGAAGGAATAGATAATATTCTCGTCAAGTTTTCGCGATGCTGTAACCCCGTACCCGGTGATAAAATAGTAGGATATATTACAAGAGGCAGAGGAGTTTCCATTCACAGGTTTGATTGTCCTAATGTTCAAAATAACCAGTATAAAGAAAGGCTTATTGAGGTTAAGTGGGATACCTTCAAAGAAAATTCTTATCCTGTAGAAATTGAGGCATCTGCTTATGATAGACCTGGCGTCCTTTCGGATGTAATTAATCTTATTGGAGATATGAAAACCACCATAGATGCTGTAAATGCCAGAGCAACCAAAAATGGAATTGCTGTAATTGATCTCGTTCTCGAGATTAAAGACAAGCAGCATCTTGAAAATGTTATTCAAAAGTTGAAAAAGATAAATGGAGTTTTTGAGGTAAAAAGGGTTATGAATCAGTAG